In uncultured Ilyobacter sp., a genomic segment contains:
- the miaB gene encoding tRNA (N6-isopentenyl adenosine(37)-C2)-methylthiotransferase MiaB — protein MKKKAAIITYGCQMNVNESAKIKKILQDMGYEITDDVNESDAVFLNTCTVREGAATQIYGKLGELKHIKDKRGMIIGVTGCFAQEQGEELARKVKSIDIVMGNQNIGKIPQAIEKIESGDFKYVIYVGDEDELPPRLDADFDSKKTAYSTITYGCNNFCTYCIVPYVRGRERSVPMDQLLGEIRGFVEKGSKEIILLGQNVNSYGKDFENGDNFAKLLEEICKIDGEFIVRFMSPHPRDFTDELIDVIAKNEKIARSMHLPIQAGSSRVLGLMNRGYKKEEYIALAEKIKKAIPGSSITTDIIVGFPGETEEDFLDTIDVAKRVKFENAYMFMYSPRKGTKAAEMDGQIDQDTKKERLHRLIEVQNAISKEQSVSYIGSIQKVLAEGPSRKNPDVMCARTSTNKVVLFKGDPALEGEFINLKITDANTWTLYGDIVE, from the coding sequence GAAAAAGGCTGCAATTATAACATATGGTTGTCAAATGAATGTAAATGAAAGTGCAAAAATAAAAAAAATATTACAGGATATGGGATATGAGATCACAGACGATGTAAATGAATCTGATGCTGTGTTTCTCAACACATGTACAGTTAGAGAGGGAGCTGCCACCCAGATATATGGGAAATTGGGAGAACTGAAGCATATAAAAGATAAAAGAGGTATGATCATAGGTGTGACAGGCTGCTTTGCCCAGGAACAGGGAGAGGAGCTCGCAAGGAAGGTCAAATCAATAGATATAGTTATGGGGAACCAAAACATAGGAAAAATACCCCAGGCCATTGAAAAAATAGAGTCAGGTGATTTTAAGTATGTAATCTACGTTGGAGATGAAGATGAGCTTCCTCCGAGATTAGATGCAGATTTTGATTCTAAGAAAACAGCTTATTCTACAATAACTTACGGGTGCAACAACTTTTGTACTTACTGCATCGTCCCATATGTTAGGGGAAGAGAAAGATCGGTTCCCATGGACCAGCTTTTAGGTGAGATAAGAGGTTTTGTAGAAAAGGGCTCTAAGGAGATAATACTTTTAGGTCAAAATGTAAATTCTTACGGAAAAGATTTTGAAAATGGAGATAACTTTGCAAAACTTTTAGAGGAGATATGCAAAATAGATGGAGAATTTATAGTTAGATTTATGTCTCCCCACCCTAGAGACTTCACAGATGAGCTTATAGATGTCATAGCAAAAAATGAGAAAATAGCTAGGTCAATGCACCTTCCTATCCAGGCTGGGTCTTCTAGAGTTTTAGGACTTATGAACAGAGGATATAAAAAGGAAGAATATATAGCCCTTGCAGAAAAGATAAAAAAAGCTATTCCTGGAAGCTCAATAACTACAGATATTATTGTGGGATTCCCTGGAGAAACAGAGGAGGATTTCCTAGATACAATTGATGTTGCAAAAAGAGTAAAATTTGAAAATGCCTATATGTTTATGTATTCACCTAGAAAAGGTACAAAGGCTGCTGAAATGGATGGTCAGATTGATCAGGACACAAAAAAAGAGAGGCTTCACAGACTTATAGAGGTTCAGAATGCTATTTCTAAAGAGCAGAGTGTGAGTTATATAGGGAGTATACAGAAGGTACTGGCAGAGGGGCCTAGCAGAAAAAATCCTGATGTTATGTGTGCAAGGACATCTACAAACAAAGTCGTTCTCTTTAAAGGTGACCCTGCGTTAGAAGGAGAGTTTATAAACTTAAAAATAACAGATGCAAATACTTGGACTCTTTACGGGGATATAGTAGAATAA